The window CTCCCGCTACGGACCCAAATAGGCATTTCTGGACTCGAAGTAAGCTTTGATGAGATTCTGGTTGCTGAAAGGAAGTCACAGCTTGTTTACCATGTCGATGGAAGCGGGAGCCCTTTATTTGGGACAAAGGTTAAGTATACAGGTATAACAAACCCCTTTTATCCGGCGAGCATAAAGACAACGATTGATTTAGATATACAAAAACAGGCTGAGCAGCTTGTTGATAAGCATGGCATTAAAAAGGGGGGCCTCATTCTTCTCGATATATCTACTAATAGCATATTGGCAACCGTATCAAGGCCAAATGTCAATGATAAGGATCCTTTTAAAGGAAATGGCATGGTTAATCTTATGCTGAAGGAACAAATTATGGGATCCGTTTTTAAAACGGCCGTAGCAGCTGCTGCGATTGATTATGGACTGGATGGAGAAGAAAGGCTTTACGATTGCAGCCGGACAATCGACGGTAGACCTGACCAGGTATATCAGCATGGATTGCTGGGCTTTTCGGATAGTTTTGCGATGAGCTGTAATAATACATTTGCATCATTGGCTAAAGAGCTTATGGAGATAGACCCCAATATCCTTGAAGAATACGCAGAAAAGCTTTCTCTAACTGGTGGTGTTGGCTGGCGGGGGCATGTATTCCAGATCGCAAACTTTTCACAGTTACCTGATGAGGAAAAAGGGAGGGTATTCATCTCTGATGAAGAAAGAAACGATCGAAACTATGTTGCCCTTTCAGGAATTGGACAAAAGGAAGTAAGAGCAACCCCGCTTGCAGTCGCGAATATGATGGCCACGATAGCAAGGGGAGGAGAAAAGGAAATGGTTCGGGCTGTTTCGGAAATCACATATAAAAATGGTGCAGTTATGTATACGTTCCCTGAAAATAAACTTAATGGAGAGCAGCTTTCATCTGGAACGGCAAAGGAACTTGGGCAATTACTAAGAGAAGTTGTAGTTAATGAGAATGGGACAGGAAGGTGGTTTTCAGAGTTGCCTTATGAAGTAGCTGGTAAATCTGGAACTGCCGAAACAGGAAGGTTTAAGAACGGAAAACAGCTTCATAATAAATGGTTTGCAGGTTATTTCCCGTATAGAAATCCTCGCTTTGCACTCGTTACAGTTAATTTGGATGTGTATGGACATGAAGGTGGCGTCAACCCGCTGTTTGCCGATATGGTTACCTTTTTATCAGAGCTTAATGATCAGGCCAACTAAAAAATGGTCTAAAGGGTACCTAACCTAAGCGGAGTAGCGCGAGGATTATCCCCTATATTGATAGTGGGAAATCTAACACTTTCTGCTTTTCCTTTTCTCTTGTTTGCTTCTCATGTTAAAATAGTGACAACCTTTGCTAGGGAGGCTTTGTCCAATGGAACAGGATTACACTCAAAGTACACGTTCACGTTATCGTGCAAAAAGAAAAAAAACTAATCTTATTTTAAATAGCTTAATTGTTATTGTAATCATTGCTATTTTAGCTGTCGGGTACTCGATTTTTGCGGGAGGAAATGATGCATCTCCAAAGCCGCAAGTTCAACCGGAAACTAGTGCTTCAAATGGGACCGGCGGATCCGGGCAGAAAGAAAATCCTGCCGGAGAATCTTCTAAAGAAGATGAGCAGGAAGCTGATGAAGAAGAAGCGGATGAGCAGGAGTCCGAGAATGAAGATGCAGAACCAGTTGTTACTGAAGGCGGAAGCTCTCCCAATGTGAAGAGAACAATTGAAAATCCAGCCTGGAAACCTGTTGGAACACAGCAGACAGGGGAACATGAAGTAGTGACAGATGATAGCTCACAGGACTGGCAGGAAATGCTTGATGCCCTTTCTTATGCGATTGAAACGGATAAGAATTCAATGACAGTCTGGTGGCTTGAGCGAGATAAAAGTAACGAGGGTGCCGCAATTGGCACTGTGAGCGCAAAAGGAAGCGATCAGGCCTATAGGGTATATATCCAATGGGTAGACGGCCAAGGGTATAAACCTGTAAAAGTTGAAGAATTAATAGAAAACGATAAGAAATCATAGCGGGTTGGCTAAAGCCATCCCCGCTTTTTTTTAGAGTTTTTTTAACTTGAAGTGAACGGCAGCAGTAAAATACGTTTGGCCGTTTTCATTTACATGCATCTGATAGTTAACAGATTGGACATGGAGCATAATTGCTTTGTTCACTTCAATTTGGGAAGCAATTTTACTTTCCAGTGTTTTTATATTAGTTGCCTCAAAAAATTCAATTTTATCCTCAAGTAGGTCAAAATGCAGATTCATTGCGTACACTCCCTTTGATTTATCCTTTTCATTGTAGCCAAAACACACACTCTCTTGCAATTCGGCAGTTGATGGATAGGTGTAATTATGATAAATTGGGAACATGGTTCGCATTAAATCATAGTATATCTATAGGAATTAGTATATTTAAAAATTAACTCGCGGAGAGTGAGATAAATGGGCAGAGAATTTCTTGATTTATTTGAGGTGTGGGCAGATTCGTATGATGAAACTGTAGATGGCCATGACAAAGAGTATAAAGAGGTATTCCGGAATTATGAGGGCATCCTTGAGGAGGTTGCATCCCGGTCAGTTGGCCATGTGGCGGAATTTGGTGTAGGGACGGGTAATCTTACAAAAAGAATTTTGGAAAAAGGCTTGAAAGTAACCGGCATCGAACCATCTCCTGCAATGAGAAAAATTGCATTGGATAAATTGGCCGGGAAGGTAAAAATAGTGGATGGTGATTTTTTGAATTTTGAGGGAGTGGAAAAACCTGATACATTTGTAAGTACGTATGCCTTCCACCATCTAACTGATGAAGAAAAAGCAAAGGCTGTAGCCCTTTATGGAAAGATATTGCCCGTTGGTGGTAAAATAGTATTTGCTGATACTATGTATGAATCCAAAGAGGCATTTGAAGCCGCTATTCTAGACGCAAAGGAAAAAGGGTATTACAATCTTGCTGAAGATTTGCAGCGCGAATATTACACTACAATCCCAATACTGAAGAGTATTTTAGAAGACAACGGATTTGATACGCAGTTTTCCCGCTGCAATGAGTTTGTCTGGCTAATGGAAGGTGTAAAAATTAAAAAGTGAGGTTTACTAATGAAAATCGCAATTATCGGAGCTATGGAAGAAGAAGTTGTTTTATTACGAAGCAATATTGAAAACCAAACACAAGAAGTCATTGCAGGTTGTGAATTCACATTGGGAACGATGCACGGTGCAGAAGTTGTCCTGCTTCGTTCCGGAATTGGCAAAGTGAACGCGGCTATGTCTACGACGATTCTGCTCGAAAAATTTAGGCCGGACTGTGTAATCAATACGGGTTCAGCGGGCGGGCTGAACCCAGTGCTGAACGTTGGCGATGCTGTTATCTCAACAGAAATCCGCCATCATGATGTGGATGTCACAGCATTTGGATATGAATATGGACAAGTTCCGCAGCTGCCAGCCGCGTTCCAGGCGGATGAAAAATTGGTTGCAGTTGCTGAGGCTGCTGCTTCCGAAATAGACGATATCCAGATTGTCAAAGGCTTAATTACAACAGGGGATTCATTTATGGATAATGCAGAGAGGGTAGAGGCTGTCCGTGAGAATTTCCCTGGCGTACAGGCAGTTGAAATGGAAGCAGCTGCAATTGCCCAGGTTGCCCATCAGTTCGGGATTCCTTTTGTGATAATCCGTTCTCTTTCTGATATTGCCGGAAAGGATTCTGGCGTTTCATTTGACCAGTTCCTGGACAAAGCCGCCCGAAACTCTGCAACACTCGTTATGAAAATGGTTTCGGCCTTGAAAAATGGCCATTAGATTGGAGGCCTGTTATGAACGTTTTTGGAAGTGTGCATGAATTAATTGGCAATACGCCAATTGTCGAGCTTAAAACATTTGAACGTAAAAAGGGAGTACGTATTTTTGCCAAGCTTGAATTTCTTAATCCCGGAGGAAGTGTCAAGGATCGGCTCGGTGTTGAACTTCTGAGAGAGGCGATGGAAAGTGGTAAACTGCACCCAGGAGGAACAATCATTGAGCCGACTGCGGGAAACACGGGAATTGGCCTTGCACTGGCAGCTGTTAATCAAGATGTAAATGTTATATTCTGCGTTCCGGAAAAGTTCAGCCTTGAAAAACAGGATCTGATGAGGGCTCTTGGTGCCAAAGTCGTCAATACCCCAACTGAAGAAGGAATGAAGGGTGCCATTAGGAAGGCTAAGGAACTTTTGAACGATATTCCTGGCTCCTACTGTCCTCAGCAGTTTGGTAATCCTGCCAATCCTGAAACATATTATAAAACGCTCGGACCCGAAATTTGGGAACAAATGGACGGTAAAATTGATATTTTTGTTGCAGGTGCAGGCACCGGCGGTACATTCATGGGAACCGCCAGATACTTAAAGGATCAAGATAAAAAGGTGAAGACAGTCATTGTGGAACCAGAAGGATCCATCCTTAACGGTGGCGAATCCGGTCCCCATAAGACAGAAGGGATCGGAATGGAGTTCCTCCCCGACTATATGGACCGAAGTTATTTTGATTCCATCCATACGGTTCTGGATGACGATGCATTCCTGCTCGTCAAGGAGCTTGCTGCAAAAGAGGGGCTCCTGGTTGGCAGTTCATCCGGCGCGGCTCTGCATGCTGCGCTGCTCGAAGCAGAAAAGGCTCCGGCGGGAACGAATATAGTTTTGATTTTTCCTGATGGAAGCGAACGGTATTTGAGTAAAAAAATATATGAAGGCGGGATATAAATGAAAAGAAAAACAAGACTCATACACGGCGGTATACCAAACGACCCTCATACTGGCGCGGTATCGATTCCAATTTACCAGGTTACCACTTACGCCCAGGAAGGGGTAGGAGGCCATAAGGGCTTTGAATATTCCAGAACTGGAAATCCGACAAGGCATGCACTTGAAGAATTGATTAAGGATATTGAAGGCGGGAATGCGGGGTTCGCATTTGGTTCTGGCATGGCTGCAATGACAGCCGTTATGATGCTGTTCAACTCTGGAGACCACGTAATCATGACCGATGACGTTTATGGTGGATCCTTCCGCGTTATGACGAAGGTTTTGAATCGTGTAGGAATCGATTCTACTTTTGTTGACACAAGCAACCTGGAGAACATCAAAGGGGAAATCAGGCCAAATACAAGGGCGATTTTCCTTGAGACACCAACTAATCCCCTTCTTAAAATCACTGATATTGAGGGTGTAGCCAAATTGGCAAAGGAGCATGGCCTTTTGACAATTGTCGATAATACATTCTCGACACCATATTGGCAGAACCCGATTGAGTTAGGGGCAGATATCGTAGTGCATAGCGCCTCAAAATACCTTGGCGGGCATAGTGATGTAATAGCAGGACTTGCGGTAGTTAATAGCCAGAAGCTGGCTGAGGACCTCCATTTTGTACAAAATTCAACTGGAGGCGTCCTTGGGCCGCAGGACTCCTGGCTGCTAATGAGGGGTATCAAAACATTGGGAATCCGCATGGAAGAAATGGAGGCTAATACAAAAGCAATCGTTGATTTTCTAGTTAGCCATCCAGGAGTAGAAAAAGTCTTTTACCCAGGACTTGAAAACCATCCAAACCATGAACTTGCCAAAAAGCAGGCGCGCGGATTCGGAGGTATGGTTTCCTTTGATGTGGGAAGTGCTGAGAAAGCTGATCAGGTCTTGAGCAAAGTGCGTTACTTTACGCTTGCGGAAAGCCTTGGTGCGGTAGAAAGCCTTATCTCGGTGCCGGCGCGGATGACACATGCTTCAATCCCGGCGGAACGTAGGGCTGAGCTTGGGATTACTGACGGCCTCGTCAGGATTTCGGTTGGTATTGAGGATGCCGAGGATCTGATTGAAGACCTTAAGAATGCATTGGGATAAATAACAGAAAAGGCGCCGGGAACTAACCGGCGCCCTTTGGCTTTTAGAAGTAATGATTGGAAAAAGAAAGCAAACAGTTAACAATGTTCCCATAATGTTAATAATTACATTGCTCCCTGCCTATAAAAATATGCTAAATTAATTTAGTAGTATTCTAGAAAAGTAGGTGAGCATGATGAATCAGGCAAAAGAACTTTATGAAAAAATGTGTGATGCCAGGTGGCTTGGAATTGTGCTCTTAGCTGTTGGCTCGTTCTTTTATCTAGGCACAATTCTTCCTACAGGTCCGGTAAGTGATATCGACCTGACTGGTATGTCGGTAGCTTCCCTGGTTTTCCTGGCAGGTTCAATTTTGTTCTTCCTGAAATCTAAGGAATACAGGAAAAAGTTGATGGAGCACGAAGACGGAGAAGAATATTTCTTATAAAAATCCAACGTCCATTTTGGGCGTTTTTTTCTTGTCTTATAAAAGAAAAATCAGGATACTAGTCCATAAAAAGGGAAAAGATGAATTTTTTACAAAATAAATGTTTACAAATATTGTTCAGGTGGATATAATTACCGTAGTAAGTTAAAAATTCCTGGAAGGAGGCATTCGCATGTTTAAGAAAATTGCTTGGGTAAAATTCGATTACAAACTTCATACATGTTCTGCCTTCGGGGAATGGATTGCTTAAATTTATTGTAAGCTAATATCGCCATGTCCATGCCGCGGGAGAACTGTGCCTGCGGCATTTCTATGTCTAAAACCAAAAGCCGGAAAGGAACCGTGTTAAAGCGGGGTCTGCTCTGGCCATGGTATGCCGCAGGGGCTTCCTGCGGTATTTTTTATGCCCAAAAATCGGATATGGATAACAAGGAGGTGAAAGGAATGACACTGAATATTTTCTTTATCACTGTGACGATTAAACGCCGCAAAATGAACCCGGAAGAAATTATGAGACGGGAATACATTGAGAAAATTACCGAGGAAAACAAAGATCGCCAATTTTCCATGTACCGCCCGTTTTAATTAAGAGGTGGTGATAAGAATGACTCTTCACATTTTCTTTTTTACAATTACAATCAAGCTGAGGGAATATAGCCCCGAAGAATTGATTTCATTAGTGCAAACCAGACAGATTACCGAAAAGGATAATAAAATCAGGTTCAATTATTACAGACCGTTTTGATGGTGCCAAAAATGAGAGGAAAGGTGGAGTTGAAGATGTTGTTATTGATGCAGAATAGAAGAGGTTGCTTTTGGATTATGAAAGATACGACGTAACCCTTTTGAAAGGAGTGCCCGTGATGCCATTACATTGTTTTTTGCTGACGTTTTTTTTGAAACGGAAACAACAGATGAATCGATACCGACTTAATCGGGAATAAGTTCATTGAATGGTTGACACCGTTTGTACTATAATTAAATTTAGAATGTTATACTTGGCGGAGCAAGGGGTGCTGAATATGATTTTGTTGATGGTAGGAGCCTTGATAATTACAGGTGTAATTGGCTGTGTGATTGCAGCTGAAGTCAGTGTGGAAGATTAACTGAGAAAGCATCTGCCCTTTGGGGTTGATGCTTTTTTGTTGTCCCAAAAATATTTTTTGGAAATTCATGTCCATCACCTCCTTGGCGAGAAGCCTTTGACGAATAGAATAATCTCGAATGTTTTTTAAAAAAAATGAAGAGCAGCTGAATTTATCAGCTGCTCTTTCCCTTTTTCCTTTTATCTTTTTCTGCGCGGTAAAACTCATGGAACATTTTCATTAGAGCTCTCTTTTCTATTCTTGAAACATAACTTCTTGAAATTCCGAGTTCCTTGGCAATTTCACGCTGCGTTTTTTCCTTTTGGAGATCGAGCCCGAATCTTCCAACTATGACTTCTTTTTCGCGGGCATCAAGCACTCCGATAAACTGTTTAATTTTTTCTAATTCCATATTTAGCTGTATAGTATCAATTACATCCTCTGATTCGGACTTTAGTACATCAATAAGTGAAATTTCATTACCCTCCTTATCCTGACCAATAGGGTCATGTAGCGAAACATCTTTTTTTGTCTTTTTAAGCGCTCTCAAATGCATAAGAATTTCATTTTCTATGCATCTTGCAGCATAGGTTGCGAGTTTTGTACCCTTACCATCCGAATAGCTTTCAATTGCCTTAATAAGTCCAATGGTACCAATGCTGATTAAGTCTTCGGGATCCTCTCCGGTATTCTCGAATTTTTTCACTATATGGGCTACCAACCGGAGATTGTGCTCAATAAGGAGATTACGGGCATTCGCATCCCCTGCAGCCATTAGCTTGAGGTACTTTTTCTCATCAGCAGAGGACAAGGGCTGAGGAAAGGCATTGTTTTTCACATACGAAACGAGAAAGATAATTTCTTTTACCATGTATCCAAGTGCAGTCAAAATACTGGACATACATTCCCCCCGCTTTCTGTTCAGCATTCTGTATAACTAATCTCTATGTCAAAATAAGAAGGTTCGTGTCTGTCCCAACTAAATTTCCGTAATTTGCTAAAAAGTGCCGATTATATAATGGACCGAATGGCAACTTATGTTGCCTCTAAGATTTGCAGAATTATTTTTTTTCGCCCATGCACCTTTGGGATAGGTACATACCCTATAGTAAGAGGAAAGGGGTGAAAATATGTATTACGGTTATCCTTATCCTAGCCCGTACACCTATCCCTATGGAGCCGGCGGCGGCTATGGCTTTTGGTATGCATTGCTGATAATCCTTTTTATTATCATCCTGTTATTCGGCGGTTGGTGGTATTTCAACTGCTATTATAAGTGAACCCAATGGGCCATCCTGATTGGAGGCCCTTTTTGTGTGTTGAGGTACATAATTCGATTTGCAGCACCTCGTCCTTTTCCGCGTTTAGTTTTATCGTTTTCGGCAAGAAGACTCCATCTGATTTGTTTACAGGTGAAGCCCAACATAGCCCAACAATTCAGGTGGTGATGAATTGCCGTCAGCCAAGGCTGAAGCTAATTTCCACAAATTTTTATGTCAATATACGAACAAACATTCGATTTTTGCCCAGCCTAATGCTATAATTATAGATAAGAAAGACCTTCCTATATCGGCAGGAAAGGTGGTGAACAAAATGGCTAAAAAGAAACCAGTTAAGGTATTGCGTAAACGAAAGAAAACCGAAACCATTCAACGGTTCACTCAAAAACAGAATATTGGACGAGCCAGTCTTACTGCCAAGGAATTCCGTCTGCTTCAACGCATGTCACATAGTTCCAAAGCGTTGCGTAATGTTGGCTTGTATACGATGAAACAAAGTTATTTGACGAACAATCGAATTGCCACCGTTAAGGAGGTAGACGCTGCCATGCAGGCTGATGTGAACTATTGGGGTGTTCAATCGAACTCCGTTCAGGCTATTCGAAGGACATTATATGCAGAAGTAAAAAGCTTTTTCGAGGCGTTGAAAAAGTGGAAGGAAAACCCTGAGACATTCACGGGCCGACCTAAATTCCCGAAATACTCCCGTTCAACCGAAAAGCGTGTGATTGAAATCTATCAAGTCCCTAAAGTTGATAAGGATGGATATTGGACAATTCCGATGAACATTGAATTTAGAAAACGTTTCGGCTCGATCAAGATCCGTATGCCAAAAAACTTGTTAAACAAGAAAATCTCCTACATTGAAATTGTGCCAAAGCAAAAAGGTCGGTTCTTTGAGGTGCATTACACGTATGAAGTGCAAATCGCTCAAATGAAGAAACAACCAACGGCCACGGTTCGTGCTTTGAGCTGCGATTTAGGTGTAGACCGATTGGTAAGTTGTGCAACGAATCATGGCGAGACATTTCTGATTGATGGCAAGGAGCTAAAGTCCATCAACCAATACTTCAATAAGAAGATAAGCAACCTGCAACAAAAAAATAGTGAAAATGGGATTTCAAAACGGGTTGTGACAAACCAAATTGCGGGACTTTGGAACAAACGTGAACATCAAATCAACGGATACTTCTCACAAACCGTCGGCCTGTTATTCAAAAAGGTGAAAGAATTAAATATCGATACGATTGTTGTCGGGTACAATGCCGGCTGGAAGCAAGAATGTGATATGGGAAAAAAGAATAATCAGCAGTTTGTACAAATTCCATTCAATAAGCTGATTTCTGCGATCG is drawn from Bacillus sp. FJAT-18017 and contains these coding sequences:
- a CDS encoding peptidoglycan D,D-transpeptidase FtsI family protein, producing the protein MWKKRAARMLYFYMVIFLILAGRLVQIQLWEPESFSSHHINLLEESVRQRSQELVIDDGRGRILDRKGESMTHEDLSVLILFPFLKNASWPVEKVANAVGVEENEILQAVKQAKAPFALGEPKPLSLTSSQVQLINSLKIPGVFAVEKKFEKQDAVAKQLIGVLGENETELSKRYPDRSLPLRTQIGISGLEVSFDEILVAERKSQLVYHVDGSGSPLFGTKVKYTGITNPFYPASIKTTIDLDIQKQAEQLVDKHGIKKGGLILLDISTNSILATVSRPNVNDKDPFKGNGMVNLMLKEQIMGSVFKTAVAAAAIDYGLDGEERLYDCSRTIDGRPDQVYQHGLLGFSDSFAMSCNNTFASLAKELMEIDPNILEEYAEKLSLTGGVGWRGHVFQIANFSQLPDEEKGRVFISDEERNDRNYVALSGIGQKEVRATPLAVANMMATIARGGEKEMVRAVSEITYKNGAVMYTFPENKLNGEQLSSGTAKELGQLLREVVVNENGTGRWFSELPYEVAGKSGTAETGRFKNGKQLHNKWFAGYFPYRNPRFALVTVNLDVYGHEGGVNPLFADMVTFLSELNDQAN
- a CDS encoding YrrS family protein encodes the protein MEQDYTQSTRSRYRAKRKKTNLILNSLIVIVIIAILAVGYSIFAGGNDASPKPQVQPETSASNGTGGSGQKENPAGESSKEDEQEADEEEADEQESENEDAEPVVTEGGSSPNVKRTIENPAWKPVGTQQTGEHEVVTDDSSQDWQEMLDALSYAIETDKNSMTVWWLERDKSNEGAAIGTVSAKGSDQAYRVYIQWVDGQGYKPVKVEELIENDKKS
- a CDS encoding DUF2536 family protein — encoded protein: MNLHFDLLEDKIEFFEATNIKTLESKIASQIEVNKAIMLHVQSVNYQMHVNENGQTYFTAAVHFKLKKL
- a CDS encoding class I SAM-dependent methyltransferase; its protein translation is MGREFLDLFEVWADSYDETVDGHDKEYKEVFRNYEGILEEVASRSVGHVAEFGVGTGNLTKRILEKGLKVTGIEPSPAMRKIALDKLAGKVKIVDGDFLNFEGVEKPDTFVSTYAFHHLTDEEKAKAVALYGKILPVGGKIVFADTMYESKEAFEAAILDAKEKGYYNLAEDLQREYYTTIPILKSILEDNGFDTQFSRCNEFVWLMEGVKIKK
- the mtnN gene encoding 5'-methylthioadenosine/S-adenosylhomocysteine nucleosidase, producing the protein MKIAIIGAMEEEVVLLRSNIENQTQEVIAGCEFTLGTMHGAEVVLLRSGIGKVNAAMSTTILLEKFRPDCVINTGSAGGLNPVLNVGDAVISTEIRHHDVDVTAFGYEYGQVPQLPAAFQADEKLVAVAEAAASEIDDIQIVKGLITTGDSFMDNAERVEAVRENFPGVQAVEMEAAAIAQVAHQFGIPFVIIRSLSDIAGKDSGVSFDQFLDKAARNSATLVMKMVSALKNGH
- a CDS encoding PLP-dependent cysteine synthase family protein; translated protein: MNVFGSVHELIGNTPIVELKTFERKKGVRIFAKLEFLNPGGSVKDRLGVELLREAMESGKLHPGGTIIEPTAGNTGIGLALAAVNQDVNVIFCVPEKFSLEKQDLMRALGAKVVNTPTEEGMKGAIRKAKELLNDIPGSYCPQQFGNPANPETYYKTLGPEIWEQMDGKIDIFVAGAGTGGTFMGTARYLKDQDKKVKTVIVEPEGSILNGGESGPHKTEGIGMEFLPDYMDRSYFDSIHTVLDDDAFLLVKELAAKEGLLVGSSSGAALHAALLEAEKAPAGTNIVLIFPDGSERYLSKKIYEGGI
- a CDS encoding bifunctional cystathionine gamma-lyase/homocysteine desulfhydrase, with protein sequence MKRKTRLIHGGIPNDPHTGAVSIPIYQVTTYAQEGVGGHKGFEYSRTGNPTRHALEELIKDIEGGNAGFAFGSGMAAMTAVMMLFNSGDHVIMTDDVYGGSFRVMTKVLNRVGIDSTFVDTSNLENIKGEIRPNTRAIFLETPTNPLLKITDIEGVAKLAKEHGLLTIVDNTFSTPYWQNPIELGADIVVHSASKYLGGHSDVIAGLAVVNSQKLAEDLHFVQNSTGGVLGPQDSWLLMRGIKTLGIRMEEMEANTKAIVDFLVSHPGVEKVFYPGLENHPNHELAKKQARGFGGMVSFDVGSAEKADQVLSKVRYFTLAESLGAVESLISVPARMTHASIPAERRAELGITDGLVRISVGIEDAEDLIEDLKNALG
- a CDS encoding YrhC family protein; protein product: MMNQAKELYEKMCDARWLGIVLLAVGSFFYLGTILPTGPVSDIDLTGMSVASLVFLAGSILFFLKSKEYRKKLMEHEDGEEYFL
- a CDS encoding YrzI family small protein, giving the protein MTLNIFFITVTIKRRKMNPEEIMRREYIEKITEENKDRQFSMYRPF
- a CDS encoding YrzI family small protein → MTLHIFFFTITIKLREYSPEELISLVQTRQITEKDNKIRFNYYRPF
- the sigK gene encoding RNA polymerase sporulation sigma factor SigK, with the translated sequence MSSILTALGYMVKEIIFLVSYVKNNAFPQPLSSADEKKYLKLMAAGDANARNLLIEHNLRLVAHIVKKFENTGEDPEDLISIGTIGLIKAIESYSDGKGTKLATYAARCIENEILMHLRALKKTKKDVSLHDPIGQDKEGNEISLIDVLKSESEDVIDTIQLNMELEKIKQFIGVLDAREKEVIVGRFGLDLQKEKTQREIAKELGISRSYVSRIEKRALMKMFHEFYRAEKDKRKKGKSS
- a CDS encoding RNA-guided endonuclease TnpB family protein, producing MAKKKPVKVLRKRKKTETIQRFTQKQNIGRASLTAKEFRLLQRMSHSSKALRNVGLYTMKQSYLTNNRIATVKEVDAAMQADVNYWGVQSNSVQAIRRTLYAEVKSFFEALKKWKENPETFTGRPKFPKYSRSTEKRVIEIYQVPKVDKDGYWTIPMNIEFRKRFGSIKIRMPKNLLNKKISYIEIVPKQKGRFFEVHYTYEVQIAQMKKQPTATVRALSCDLGVDRLVSCATNHGETFLIDGKELKSINQYFNKKISNLQQKNSENGISKRVVTNQIAGLWNKREHQINGYFSQTVGLLFKKVKELNIDTIVVGYNAGWKQECDMGKKNNQQFVQIPFNKLISAIENKCMKEGIRFKKQEESYTSKASFLDKDLIPFWSESDKFLYTFSGKRITRGLYRSKTGPCMHADINGALNTLKKSEVVEFHETINVKTPTVLKVQKRKAVASCIA